A window from Nitrospira sp. ND1 encodes these proteins:
- a CDS encoding TonB-dependent siderophore receptor: MTSFELNTAWYPLSAVLLLLCLSSVAAAEPPPVIDESMTSAVSNELELLKEEETVSIASRYEQPISQAPSNVYVITDEDIRQSGAIDLPTVLRRVPGLEIMQMTGGDFNVSARGGNQPFANKMLVMVDGRSIYGDVQGTVFWKSIPVTLPEIRRIEVLKGPASAMYGFNAFDGVINIITKSPEEMKGTTLQFGGGELGTISSAAVHAGTIGKFGYRLSIGRDQTQQWRDRDALGFRSNKFNVQTEYALSSTSKLQVSGGLVDTNRYDGQVGEVTSNSIRPSLAYANVLYEQGAFLIRAWWSGYTDNATITPNSQLVDLLSITDRNGQSTNPFSGNTYNVDVQHATNLWATHRLLYGATYRHNSLSSTTIDRFSREDRLGLFIQDEWRAASSLTIVAGLRYDLHTQITGTWSPRVAILYQPVEGHTFHLSGSAAYRPPTLFESHQNQRVTTTIPTGVPFPPSISSTVPISGSTRLAPEQIISYEAGYQGWYWKHRLRVRADLFFNHVSDLIGSRITSGGASEFVNDQGSADIYGGEAGIEFLASRWLSGFANYAYEEIGQSFSGTVKRGAPRSKVSAGLRTEWDNGLSGEISYYYVGATTYPIAQTFTTLASIPTTGVIAPGDRVDSYNLLNLRVGYRFWQQKAAAGYMRDAEVAFSIFNALNDKHREHPLGDRIGSRSMGWVTVRF; the protein is encoded by the coding sequence GTGACGTCTTTTGAATTGAACACAGCCTGGTATCCGTTGTCGGCAGTGCTGTTGCTCCTGTGCCTCAGCAGCGTTGCGGCTGCCGAACCGCCGCCGGTCATCGACGAGTCCATGACTTCCGCCGTCAGCAATGAACTGGAACTCTTGAAAGAAGAAGAAACCGTGAGTATTGCATCTCGTTATGAACAGCCGATTTCCCAGGCTCCGTCGAACGTGTATGTGATCACGGACGAAGATATCCGGCAATCCGGCGCTATTGATTTGCCGACTGTCCTTCGCCGCGTTCCGGGCCTGGAAATCATGCAGATGACAGGCGGCGACTTCAATGTGAGTGCCAGGGGAGGAAACCAGCCCTTCGCAAACAAGATGCTCGTCATGGTGGATGGACGATCCATCTACGGCGATGTCCAGGGGACCGTCTTCTGGAAATCCATTCCGGTCACCCTACCTGAAATTAGACGCATCGAAGTCCTCAAGGGTCCCGCCTCGGCCATGTATGGGTTCAATGCTTTCGACGGGGTCATCAACATCATCACCAAATCGCCTGAAGAGATGAAAGGCACGACCCTGCAATTCGGAGGAGGTGAACTCGGCACGATCAGCAGCGCCGCGGTCCATGCCGGGACCATCGGGAAGTTCGGTTACCGCCTCTCCATCGGTCGCGATCAGACACAACAGTGGCGGGATCGTGATGCTCTGGGGTTTCGGTCGAATAAGTTCAATGTACAAACCGAGTACGCCTTGTCGTCGACTTCCAAACTGCAGGTATCAGGCGGGCTGGTCGACACCAATCGGTACGACGGGCAGGTCGGGGAAGTCACCAGCAATTCGATCCGGCCATCGCTCGCTTACGCCAATGTCCTCTATGAGCAGGGCGCCTTTCTCATTCGAGCCTGGTGGTCAGGATACACGGACAACGCAACGATTACTCCCAACTCTCAATTGGTCGATCTCCTGAGCATTACCGACCGCAACGGACAATCGACCAATCCCTTCTCCGGGAATACCTATAACGTCGATGTGCAACATGCAACCAATCTGTGGGCGACTCACCGGCTGCTCTATGGCGCCACGTATCGCCACAACTCATTGTCGAGCACGACGATCGACCGGTTCAGTCGTGAAGACCGCCTGGGGCTCTTCATCCAGGATGAATGGCGCGCCGCATCTTCGCTGACGATCGTCGCCGGGCTGCGCTACGATCTCCACACACAAATCACCGGGACTTGGAGCCCGCGTGTGGCCATCCTCTACCAGCCCGTTGAGGGCCACACCTTTCACCTCTCCGGATCGGCTGCCTACCGGCCCCCGACCCTCTTCGAATCCCATCAGAACCAACGCGTGACCACGACCATTCCGACTGGTGTGCCGTTTCCGCCCTCAATCTCGTCGACGGTTCCGATCAGCGGCTCGACCCGGCTCGCCCCTGAACAGATCATTTCGTATGAGGCCGGCTATCAGGGCTGGTATTGGAAACATCGCTTGAGGGTGCGGGCGGACCTATTTTTCAACCATGTCTCCGATCTGATCGGCAGCCGAATCACCTCCGGCGGCGCTTCCGAATTCGTCAACGACCAGGGCTCTGCGGACATCTATGGCGGCGAGGCCGGAATTGAATTTCTCGCCAGCCGCTGGCTCAGCGGATTTGCCAACTATGCCTATGAGGAAATCGGCCAGTCGTTCAGCGGGACGGTCAAACGGGGTGCCCCGCGATCGAAAGTCAGCGCGGGTCTGAGAACCGAATGGGACAACGGCCTGAGCGGGGAAATCAGTTACTACTATGTCGGCGCAACCACGTATCCCATTGCACAAACCTTCACGACATTGGCGAGTATTCCGACGACCGGCGTCATCGCGCCGGGGGATCGCGTCGACAGTTACAACCTGCTCAATCTCCGCGTCGGATATCGATTCTGGCAACAGAAGGCCGCCGCCGGGTACATGCGCGACGCGGAAGTCGCCTTCTCGATCTTCAATGCACTGAACGACAAGCATCGGGAGCATCCGCTCGGCGACCGGATCGGCAGTCGGTCGATGGGATGGGT